The sequence below is a genomic window from Mycobacterium sp. ITM-2016-00316.
GCGGCCACGTACTCGGCGGGGTTCGACCACGTCTTGTGGGCGGCCAGCGCACCGAGCACGAACTGCCGCGGCACGGCCTCGACGCGGCTGAACAGGTCGGCGGCGTCCTCGGTGTCGGCGTACACGGTGGACAGTGAGCACATGCCGAGCAGCACGGTGGTGACACCGTGGCGCACCGATTCGCGCAGACCCGGGTCGAGCAGCACCTCGGCGTCGTAGTGGGTGTGCACATCGATGAAACCGGGGGTCACCCATTTGCCGGTCGCGTCGATGACCTCGGGGCAACCGGTCTCGTCCAGCGCAGCGGCCGACACCTCGGCGACGAGGCCATCGCGAATACCCAGGGAGCGGGTCAGCGGCGGGCGCCCGGTGCCGTCGAACCACAGACCGTTGCGGATGATCACGTCATAGGGCATGGGCCCAGGCTAGGTTAGATAGTGATCACTCACAATCTTTTTCACCGGTCTCATCGCGCTGGCACCCGGAGCCGTTTGCCTGCCACAGCCCTGTGACAGCATGGTGACCTCGGACGATCCGCAGATAGGGAGATCACGTGACCTGGTTGGTGACCGGAGGCGCAGGCTATATCGGATCGCACGTCGTCCGGGCGCTCACCGATGCGAACACCCCGGTGGTCGTGATCGATGACCTCTCCACCGGGTTGGCGCAGTTCGTCCCCGACGGAGTCGAACTCGTCAGAGCAAATCTGCTCGATGCCGACACCGTCGAGTCGACGCTGCGCGATCACCGGGTGACCGGAGTGGTGCACGTCGCCGGATACAAGTATGCGGGCGAGTCGGTGAAGCACCCGCTGCACACCTACCAGCAGAACGTCACGGCCATGACGGTGCTGCTCGCAGCGATGGCCAAGACCGGCGTGAACCAGATCGTCTTCTCCAGCAGCGCGGCGACCTACGGAACCCCCGATGTCGAGGTGGTCGACGAGCGAACCCCCACTTCGCCCGAATCACCCTATGGCGAAAGCAAACTCATCGGGGAATGGCTCCTTCGCGACGTGGCCCGCTCCCGAGAACTGCGCCACACCAGCCTGCGGTATTTCAACGTGGTCGGGTCCGGCTCGCCCGACATCTACGACCGCAGCCCGCACAACCTGTTCCCCAAGGTATTGGACATGCTCTTCCACGGCCAGATCCCGCAGATCAACGGCGGGGACTACGCCACACCCGACGGAACCTGCGTGCGCGACTACGTGCATGTCTCGGATCTGGCCTCGGCACACGTCGCGGCCGCGCACCGACTGGCGACAGGTGAACCCGTCGAGGCCGTGTACAACTTGGGCAGCGGCTCGGGCACATCGGTACGCGAGATCATGACGGCCATCCGCGATGTCACCGGAATCGATTTCGATCCTGCGGTCACCCCGCGCAGACCTGGAGATCCAGCCCGCATCGTGGCGGCCGGGGAGCTGGCGGCGCGCGATCTGGACTGGCGGATGCGACATTCGCTGACCGATATGGTGGCATCTGCATGGGCGGCCCGCCAGGCCGCCGGCGAAAGCTATCCGACCGCGGGCTGAAGGCAACGGCTCCGTACAGTCGCAACCGATGAACTGGGTCGCTAGGGGTGCCGTCGCGCTGATCGCGGTGCAGCTGCTGGTCCGGTCCGCGCTGGCCTTCGGCGGCGACTTCTACTGGGATGACCTGATCCTGATCGGCCGGGCCGGCACCCAGAGCCTGCTGTCCGCGCAGTACCTGTTCGACGATCATGACGGGCACGTGATGCCGGGGGCCTTCCTGGTGGCCGGCGCCATCACCCGGCTGGCGCCACTGGAATGGGCAGGCCCGGCGATCAGCCTGCTGGTGCTGCAGCTGCTGGCGTCGGCGGCGCTGCTGCGGGCACTGCACGTGATCCTGGGCTGGCGCCCGGTGCTGCTGATACCGCTCACCTTCGCGCTGTTCACCCCGCTGACGGTGCCCGGTTTCGCCTGGTGGGCGGCCGGATTGAACTCGTTGCCCATGCTGGCCGCGCTGGCCTGGGTATGCGCCGACGCGATCCTGTTGGTACGCACCGGGAATCGCCGCTACGCCGCGACCGGCATCCTGGTCTATCTCGGCGGGCTGCTGTTCTTCGAGAAGTCCGCAGTCATCCCGTTCGTCGCGTTCACGGTGGCGGCGCTGCTGGCCTGGGTGACCGGCGCCTCCGTCGCGGAGGTCTGGCGCCGCGGAATCCGGCTCTGGAGTGGTCTTCTCGCGGTGACCGCCGCCTGGATCGGGGTGTACCTGATCGTTGTCGACCAGCAGCGGTGGTCGCTGGACCTCGGCATGACCTGGGATCTGCTCCTGCGTTCGGTGACCCACGGCATCGTTCCCGGGTTGGCCGGTGGGCCGTGGGACTGGCAGCGCTGGGCGCCGGCATCCCCGTGGGCCACGCCCTCGGTGATGGTCATGGTGCTGGGTTGGCTGGTAGTGGCCGCCGTGGCGGCGGTGTCGCTGGCCCGCAAGGAGCGCATCGGCCCGGTGTGGCTGGCCGCCGTCGGCTATGCGGTGGCCTGCCAGGTGCCGATCTACCTGATGCGCTCATCGCAGTTCACTGCCCTGGAGCTGGCCCAGACCCTGCGCTATCTGCCCGATCTGGTGGTGGTCCTGGCCCTGCTTGCCGCGGTGGCCTTCTGTGCCCCGAACCGCGCGTCGTCGCGGTGTCTGGATGCCTCACCCACCCGATCCGTGGCGGTCACCGTCCTCGCGGCGGCTTTCGTCGGCAGCAGCCTGTACTCGACGGCGACCTTCCTGCGGGCCTGGCAGGACAGCCCGGTCCCGGCCTACCTGGACAACGCCCGCACCGGGTTGGCCTCGGTGGACCCACTGGCGGCGCCACTGTTGGATCAGGAGGTCGACCCCATGATCATGCAGCGGGTGGCCGCCCCGGAGAATCTGGCCAGCCACATGTTCGCGCTGCTGCCCGAACGCCCCGAATTCAACAGTGCCACCACAGAACTGAGAGTTCTCGACAGCACAGGCCGGCTGCGCGACGCGCTCGTCACCTGGGTACGCACCATCGTCCCCGGGCCCGCGCCCAACTGCGGATACCTGGTGCAGACCGAGGACTCCGAGGTCGTCATGCCGCTGGACGGGCCGTTGCTGCCTGCGGACTGGACGGCGGAGATCAACTATCTGGCCAACAGCGAGGGATCGCTCACCATGTCGCTGGCCGAGGGCCTGCCGGTGAAGGTTCCGGTGCATCCCGGGCTGAACCGGGTGTTCGTGCGGCTGTCC
It includes:
- the galE gene encoding UDP-glucose 4-epimerase GalE, with translation MTWLVTGGAGYIGSHVVRALTDANTPVVVIDDLSTGLAQFVPDGVELVRANLLDADTVESTLRDHRVTGVVHVAGYKYAGESVKHPLHTYQQNVTAMTVLLAAMAKTGVNQIVFSSSAATYGTPDVEVVDERTPTSPESPYGESKLIGEWLLRDVARSRELRHTSLRYFNVVGSGSPDIYDRSPHNLFPKVLDMLFHGQIPQINGGDYATPDGTCVRDYVHVSDLASAHVAAAHRLATGEPVEAVYNLGSGSGTSVREIMTAIRDVTGIDFDPAVTPRRPGDPARIVAAGELAARDLDWRMRHSLTDMVASAWAARQAAGESYPTAG